The nucleotide sequence TTTGGGGAGCCTCTTGAATAGgcttggaagatgatgatcgAACAACCAAAAATCCTCTGGGAAATCCGGAGACAGCTCCAAGAACTTTTCACCACAGAAGGCTTCAAGCGCAGCACAGAAGAGGTAGTCCCTGAACAGGGCGTACAAGTCGCTCACTTCCGTCCATTCGTCCTCCTTAAACTTTGAATCGTTTGAAATACTCCTTGACAATGCCTCCACAAACTTTTCTTCAAGAGCATGTAACGAACTTCCCGCTAGAAGTGTGTGTAAGTCGCGATGGTGCACAAAGTGCAGTCGCTGTGAAGGATCGACGTGCTCCCAGCCAGGCGCAGGCTTTGCATCTGTCCCAGACTCGTCGTCTGCATAAATCTTGACATCTGCAGGTGGACAACCAAATGCGTTTCGAATGGTCATAACACCAAGGGACTTGGTCGTCAAATGGCGAGACGCcttgaaaaggtcaaggatTGGTTGGCCGTGAGGGATATAGTACATGGGCTCAGCCCCAATCAGGAGCCGAAGCGGAACATTGCCAAACTTGGATCTAGGGGTTGTTAGGGAAAGCGTCAAAAGGGGCGAGGTGGAGAGTTACATAGCGGAAAAGAGGAATTTTTCCGTGTCAAAGGCAAACCCAAATGTGTTGCCGACGACGGGGACCCAGTACGGAACCCTCGGTGGTTCCCGAGATGCCTGGTCATGGCGGTACCCCTTGTTGCTGTAGGAGGTATAGACATATGTAAGGAGACATGGCAGCACGAGAGACACCAGGACTTTGCCATACGAACTCGTCTCAGCAGCAAAACCCGTCGTAGCAGTGATGGTCGTTGCATTCATTGTATGGAGCGGTGAAGTGATCAGAGGTGAGAAAAGACCAGGGGCCTGATTATCAAGCACTCAGCGTAAGATCATGTTGCTAGCATTCCAATCCGTGCAAAAGCTTAACCCCACCAAGGGTCCGGCTCCGCTGCTTATGGGGTAGCATTGAGACGAAAGCTGTACTCTGTAGGGTGTGCATTGAAGAGATTCTGAGCAAAACATGGCTTACTATCTCTAAATCTCCAGCTCAGAGGTTCTAAGTATCGCACTGTCACTCGTACCAAGCCTGGACTTGGTCTTCTGCACCCTGCCATCTACTGCTATCCCCTCTTGTGCGTCAGTGCAAAGTGATATGCCCATTGCTTGGACACAACTGCAAGTTGAATCGACTGACAGAGCTGTAACTGCCGTATTTCCCAAAAAAGGGAGCCATGATGCCTGCAGTGGCGTTGTGTCTCAGATTGACCAACCGCTGCTTCGTACCACAGCTTGCTTCTACTGGTAGCACAGATCACGTGATGGCCTCTTAAGGGGGGATGCTGGGTTCGTTCGCCTGGAGCATGAACGCACGATGATGGGATGCTACGGGTGATCCTGGGAGTAAAAACAATATAAATATTGGACTAGGAGCTATTAATGGCTTTTCTTCAGCAAGAAAGGGTTTGAAATGCTTGGAATCTAAAGGCGAGTGAAGATGCGACATCAGCCAGGTGAATTTGGATGGATGCTCACCCAGCCAGTAATCGCTCACTCACTGCTTCTGATCACGTGCATTCCTTGCTGCCTGACAAGCAAGGCGTAGTTAACGCTGTTTGCTGGCATCACTGATAGAGATAGGATCTATAGAAGGAGAAACACAAACAGAGAATTTATCCATGCAGATATTGACAATGGCATCTTCAAATATTTTGGGTCCTCCGTAGTCTAATCTCATCTCCCGCTTCTCAGAATTTGGGCTGCCATGTCCAATGCACCTACAGCCATGAATATCCTGCTGTCACACCCTCACACAGAGATGAGTTTCCCTAATTAAGTACCCAAATAATGATAGATATCGCCGTCCCAAACCGCTTGGATGCCCTGTCTCCTTATCTCACCAACCTCAATCAAGGCTGTTAGGTACCAGTCTTCCTCATTGGCTGGGTACTCAACGCCACCGGCAGCCTTGTGCAGCAAAAGCCCAAGGTCTAGATTCACACTCTCTTGGCAGCCGAAAACTCCAGAACGTGGCAGGGTGGCTCATGGTGTCTTTGGCCTTCTTTCTCCCATCGGCTCGCTTTGGCTTCGAAGAAATTCCCTCAGACAACTTCTGGGCTTGAACCGGAAGCAAACGAACTCTCATGGCGCCATCAGATGACAACTCGACAATAAACTCGCCATAGACCGTCCTATTTCCCATCAGAATGACACTAGCGCCCTTCgcgccatcgtcgtcccGAACTGGGTCAACTCCCCCAATGTCCGAGGCACAATGGATATCCTCCAAAGCTGTCTCCTCACTCTCGTGGCGTGCATTTACACTGCTTTGCACCTCAACGTACCCGAGAAGACGGCTTGGTATCAAATCTTATGGTCTAAAACGCAATGGGTCGCTTTGACCCTCTTCGCGCCCGAGATTGTGCTGTACATGCTGCCGACCAGGTACAGCGGGCTTGGGCGCTTCGGCGCAAGCTCCGCGACCTTCAGAGTCGGAGTGATACAGTAGACAAATCTGTAGGCGCTACTCTGTTTCTCTGATATATGCTAGTGGCTTTCTTGCTGACTATTACCCCAGTTCAATTTCGACTTGAAATATGCCTTCTTCGTCGTGATGCTAGGCGTTCACATTGACGTGGAAGAAATCCTCTCATTGCCGGACCTGGATCCCAGTGCATATACTCGTTTTGCCAATATGCCATCCCCTCGGACAGTATCCATTAGCCCCCGTGGCCTCATCCGGCTGGCCGAGAAAGATCATTGGCTGTACATTTCAAGGAAACGGATTGATGACAAAAGCAAAGCAGATTACATCCAGAAGGCTCTTGTTCTGACACAGATTCTTTGGATGGTTACCCAGTGCGTCACGCGCTACGTGAATGATCtccccttgaccttgctggAGATACATACTGTGGTGCACGTCATCTGTGCCGTGTTTCTTTACGCCTGTTGGTTCCAGGTATGTTGACCTCTGACCCAATTCTTCGCTTTGGTCACTGACTGAATTCCTCAGACACCACTCAATGTACAGGAGCCAGAGGTGGTGAACCCAAGCCCATTCTTTGGAGAGGCCGCAGCGATGGTTCAACAACAGTTCTACTCTTCTTGGTCAAACGAACTGGCCATCTTCCCGCCTTGGTCTGCGGAACGGCCGATACCTCCGCTTAGGCTCGCCAGCGACCGAGCATCTATGCTATTGTTTAGCCCGGAACACTCATCAGTCATGCGGCAAGGGGACATCTTGTTGTCTGACCTGGCCCTTCGCACCAGTTCCAGAGAGCTGGAGGTCACTGCGCAGTTTCTCGAAAGATGGAATGCCATTTTCAGCGCATTTCCCTACGCAGACTGTGAGGTGCTTGCTCGTGGGACTGGCCCTAAGTTTGACGCGCCGCATATGGAAGAAGAGATTGAACTCATGGGGCAGGGAAAGACGGATTGCCAGGCTCTTTATCTCAGCCGTCttgacgagtttgagaagcCAGAGGACTGTCGCGACTTTCCATTCAGCCACCGTGAACGGAACCTGGTGGTGAACTTTCACGTCGCCATTCTTGGCCTGGCACTGCTTCTTCCTGCATGCTACGGCGGTGTCCATCTAGCAGCATGGAAATGGACCTTCCCAAGCCATTTTGAGGGTCTTTTATGGAAGATTTGCTGCCTCTTCATTGTTTGCGCATCCCCAGTCATGTTCACCATAGACATTGCCTTTATGGGCCTGGTCGAGCTTATCAACTATCGGACCGTCACCAGCCGCCCAAGAGACGGGGAGGATGCAGAAGATGGGAAATCAAAGAAGGAGAGCGAGTCCGACTATTGGGGCACTGGATTCTTTGCTTTGATTTGTTTCAACATTTCCGTCTTGGTGATGTATATCGTTGCGAGGGTCTATATCGTGCTTGAGTCGTTTTTGAGCTTGAGATCTGTTCCTCTGGGGGTGTTTCTCTCGCCAGCATGGCTTCAGATGTCTCCTCATCTATAGAGTTACGGATTTACAGCGTTGTGTCACGACAGGTGAGGCGGAGATGTTGGTTCATGGCTTCCATAGAGTCAAATAGTGTTTCCATGCGTTTACACACTTATTACTAGAAGTAGCAAGATGCATTAAATAAACTCGACAGATCAATGTACAGTTCGACCTACCAACATACACGCCAATGGTCTACTCATTTCCTTTctccgagctcaaggccatctgTGGATGGGCCGCAACTGATTATGGAGAGATTGAGCATGTAGATGCACACAAAGATCAAGTATTAAATCTCCAAACATACGCTTTTATAGATGCACAACTACTAACTATGAATGATAACAACGATGCTCTTAGATATCGTCAACAATCGGGCTGACACCCTGAGCAGTTCCAATACGATCTTCAAGGTAGAATCTGAGTCTCTCAACAGCCGCTCGGTCAGACATCCACTTGCCGAAAGCAGTAGGGTCAGTTCCGGGCATCTCAAGGATAGAAGGATAGTTCTTAGGGGGCGCAATATCCTGGCGAACGGTCCAGCTGCCACGGGGCTCCAGGAACTCCTTGCTCAACATGAAGCTATGTAGAAGCTTAGCTCCCTCAGGGTGAGGAGCATCCTTCAGAATAGCGCCAGCCTGAGGCCAAGAGACGAAGCGGCCCCTGACGGGGAAGGAGATGTTGTAGGGAGCAACAGGGCTGAGGCCGCCGGATGCGGTGAAGGTGGCAGCCCACTCAGTATCGTTGCGGGTGAGGAGGGTTCTCGGGGATCTGGTACCGCGAACCCAGCGAGGGTTCAAGGCAAGGAGCTTATCAAGCCATTCAGTtccgagctccttgatgctAAATATGATGTATAAGCCAATCTTTCTAAGCCTTACTGGAGCACTGAATACTCACATGAGATCGAAGCCAAAGAGgacggcgtcgtcgtcgttgggaTAAGTGAGGACAAGCTtatccttgagctcgggaCGCACCCAATCCTCCCACTCAACCGGTCCCTCAACTCCCGGGAGCTTATCGGATCTCCATTGGCCAATCCAAGCGATGATGGCCATTCCGTAGTGGTAAGCGTTTCCTTTgttcttgaacttggggTGAATCTTGTCCCAGCCAAGAGGAGCGTAATCCAGCAGGACGCCCTGGGAGGCCCATCGAGGGTAGTCGTGCAGGGTTTGGAGGATGATGCTGTCCACCTGGacgttcttctcggcgatCTGCTTGTCCAATTTGCCGTCGTGGTACTTAGACAAGTCGACAGTGACATTAAGAGTCATGCCAGGGAATCGCTGCTCGAAGGCCGTTTTCAAGTCTTCTCGCGAATTGGCCTCGTCACCGCCGTGCCAGAGGGTAACAACACCGCCCTCGGCAAGGGCTGCCTTGTAAATCTCATCAATGCTGCGCTTTTCGACCTTTGTCGCCGCCGCATTGACGAGGGCTTGGCTACCCAGCAGGGCAATGGTAAGAAGTGAGCGAATCATGATCAACGACTGATTGGACTCCTGATTGAGAACAAAGTGATGAGTGTTCAATGGCAATGAAAGGCGACGACATTGCTCTTTTATTCTGACTTACACCGCTGACCTCTGCCAAGCATCTAAAGGGATATCCCGCAATGCTGCTTGCCTTGGCAATGGTGATCAATAAGCTGCCGCGTAAGATCTACGACAGCCGAGCGGGATGACCCGCTTGATTTAAACGCGTCAATGCAACCATCGTGGGCTGTGTTTCTGGTCACGACGAATGCCCGTTCGGCGTTGGCCGAAGGTGTGGATCTCCAGGCCTGGCATGTATCACAATAATTAGACAACGGCTTAAGATACTCTGTTTGGCCTAGAAGGAACAGTGCTTCTTCCTTGCAGTGGCTCGAGGACACAAGTACAATGTGCTTTGCTTACAAAATTCTTTCATAAACATGACGGAGAGCATATTTGCCTTGTTTCAAGCGCTGGTTTTCAAGCATAAGTGGCAATCCTTGGCGGGCTCGAACCACGGAGAAAATttgtccttgatcttctAACTACTTGATGTAAAACAACCAATAAGCCAGGTAACTACAGGTAACAGCCTCGGAGGCGAGCCGCGCGGGTATTACAAGCTTGAGGCTTTTCTGAACTAAGCAATCACCTTAACTCCAATGACGCCTTTTTCGGGGGTTCTCCGCGCTCCGTAGGGTAACAATTGGTGGGGATATGTAGCTCTCTACCTTGTGTATAAGAAAGCAGTTTAGTGGTGGTAAATCTTTTTCATGGCCCTGTGCTCAATTGCAACCCCCGTGATAAACACTAAATCATGCCATCCGAAACTGTCGGTTTATCGAAGAGCACCTATGAAGGTAGAGCCATCTGGTTAAACAAATAGCCGGCTTGAGAGCTGGTCTGTTCCCCAATCTTCATCCTGTTTCCACGACTCCTGTGGCCGCTATCCGTGCGTTCTTCATGGTGTagagatgaaggatgaaACCCCTGATCGTCCCTTAAACTTTAATCCGCACCCGATACAACATGCGACGGGAGCTGCAGGGCCCTTCACTCTATACGCGCATAGAAGTTGAACCTCCCGTGGGGGTCATACTTCTGTTTTAAACCTTTCAACTTCCTCAATCGGACGCCATCGTTTCCATAGACCTGTCGAGCAGCCTCGGTGCCCCTTGCATATCCGATGTAAACACTCATGTCTCTCTCACCGGTCCCCTTGTGCAACAAGCCCCTGACTTTTGTGCCAATTTTAGTGGCAATTTTGTCATTCTTGGGCGACGAatagagaagagagaaaagccTGCAGATGAGTTGTTAGAGTAGGGCCACATCGCGCATCATTTTGAGACCGACTTACGCAATAATGTTGCTCTCTCGATCTGCCACCGCAGTGGTCGATGCATCGATTGCCCGCACTCCTTGAAGAGGGTATCCCTCAAATATGACATAGCTACGCTTGAAGTCGGGGTTCTTGATTATGAATTTGCTAAACTCATCATACACAGCGCGCTGAGTCGGGACATGATACTTCTGGAGGTTCAGAGAGTAGCCTTGTGTGCGGATGCCCTTCTGGCATGCGACAGAGTTATCGTCAAACGCAAATACGGCAGAGATCTCACTGTAGGAGATCTCCTGGGTGCTGTTGAAAACTGGCTTGAGGTCTAGATAAGGCTTGGCATGTGGTGCCACCTCCTTCTCTGAGCCATCATACACCATGAGAAAGAGAAGTACTGGCTATTGGAACTCTGtcagcgatgatgatgctcaagCCTTGTAAGTTGGGGCCTCTTGCGCGTCCGATGCGagtgaagaaaaaaaagacacaTTCCCACGTACCATATTTGGGTTGACATCAGGAATGATGGTGTACAGGGAGGCGACAAGCATGCCTGCTGGCTGCCGATCAACGCCATACCCGTCTCCGATGGCTTTGTTCGCAACTTCATAGAAAGCTCCGATTTGATCAGGGAGGTAAATGAAGGTCTTGACAAGCCAGTTGTCTTTAGCAGGGGCGTCGTATACCTTGTAAGTGACCTCTGTAACAATCCCAAAGTTGTGACCGGCTCCCCGGAGGGCCCAGAAGAGATCAgaattcttctttttggAGGCAGTGACGGCTTTCCCGTTTCCTAGCACAATACGGGCAGCAACAATTTGGTCAGCAAGCAAACCGTAGTGTCCCTGCAGGGTACCATGGCCGCCTCCAAGGGCAACACCCATGAGGCCGGTGCACTCGCAGACGCCAGTCACTTGATATGAAGATCAAAAGTCAGTACACATAATTAATTGATAAGGCCTAGACCAGAAGCAATCTGAGAGTCGGCTGTACTCACCTGAACGCTTGCATTGGGCAGAAAGAAACCTTTCAACCTGCCCGCTCTTGACTCCTCCGCCGAGACTGACTGTTTTGCCATCTTTTGATAActtcatggtgttgagcttctgAGTAGAGATTCCAATACCATGCTGCATTCTTTGCAGTTGCGAAGTCCAACCATGACCTCCAGAGACAGTCAGAAAAGGGAtgtccttcttgttggcatATCGAACCTGTCAAAGCCACAAGTTAGCGAGAGCCTCCGTAATAAATCGATTCAACATCTCGTGCCAAACTTTGACACAGTGATTCTCCTTAAAGGCAGAGGGGCAGTAGTGGGAGAGAGCCAAGAGCTGCTATAGCATACAATTGCCTGGACATCCTCTTCGCTAGCCACTTTGACGTATGTCGCATACGATGGAGCAGCAAACTTGGACCATCTCAGGCTGGCATCGAAAAAGTCTACTTGGTTCGGGATGTAAATTTCGGCATCGGCAGACAGCATGGGGCCCAGCTGAGCCGCTATCTTCTTCGCGGGAAAGCATGTCGACGCTGTTGATGCTGCAGACGCAAGAGGAAAGAATATCGCGGCCAAAGCGTATCGGATGAAAGCGAATTGCCTCATCTTGAGTCTGCTTACTCTTAGAATGGTGATGTTCAAATTCAGTGACTCCGAACCGAGGACCCACGACTTTTAAAGCCCGTCCTATCACTCACATACGGGTCTCCAAATATCTGCTTCGTTGTTGTAGCTGTATGCCAAGCAGCTGAAACTGCCAAATGCAGCCCTCCCTGGTAGGGCTGTTTAGCGAAGCGATGCACGATTGGAAGATGGCATGGGAATTCATGGCGGGACCAATCTGACAGGTCTGACAGGTCTGACAGGTCTGACAGGTTTGACAGGTGGATATTCAGCTACGAACTAGAAGCAATTGATACTCAATCAGGCAGCGCCAAGACCTAGAAGGATAAGTAGATAGCAAATGAAAAACCGAGAATGGAGGCAATCTTCAAAACATTGTCGAACCGAGAGCTGAGGTCGAGGATAACGCTAGTGGCTGACAGTGCAGCAGACTGCGTCCGGAGAAGCCGAATGGGCTCAACGTCGATAATGAGCACAAGAGTAAGGTCGGAACATTATCTTGATCCATTGGAACTAAGAAGCTCGTTGGGCAGCATTCAGTCTTTCAAGAGAAATGGGTGAAATGGGGGGAAATTCTGGTGCGCGACATGGAGTTCCCCTGAGAAGATTGGGCTCCAATGCACGCCCAGCTGCATGGCGCGAAAGCCCCAAGCTGGAATTATACACCAATTCTGATACTCATGGATTATACCTGGCAGCTAGGCAAGCCAATGTTTAATCAATTTACCCCCTCTTCCCTGCTCTATGGCAGAAGCTGATGAGAACCACTTGCTCAGGAACGTGTCCACCATCTGTCGCGAGTAAATCCGAGTTAGAGTGTGTTCATATCCGTTTCTTCATGATTCAGCACTTTCCGAGCAATTCCTTTGACTGTGGCCGTGCTTCATGTTGAGGCGCTGAGGAGAATACTGAACAGTCGTGATCTGGGCTATTGCTGGCGAGAACTTCTTCTCACATCTTTAATCATGATAAGATCTCGTTATCATGCTAAAACATTTGTAGTTGAGTACTTAATTCACTTTCAATTAGAGAAAATCACCAGATCAATGACGTGCAATTGCAAGCATGGTTGTATTGCGAACCAGACCAGTCCCCGACCCAACAACCAACCACCAAACCTCGACTACCAAACAAGGATAAGAAAGGAGTGTGGTCATATGAAAATCACCAAGAAAAGTTTTTTAAAGGAAAACCCAAATGATTGGCCCAGCTTGTTGGGTCGGCGGAAGACAACGAAGTGGAATTTTGGGTCATCGACTGCCTCGTTTCAGGGTCGGAAATACCAGTTAAGGTGTGTTCGCTTAGTCGGCAATACCGATCCAGGCAAAGCAGTGCTTGAAAGCGCGGGCCTCGAGGGCAAAGAGACCGCCGTGGTCGAGCATGGCAGCGGGGTGCCACTGATCAGGGGTCAGGCGCTCAAGGAGGTCGGGATAGCTGTTGAGGCCGAGGGGCTCAGTCACACCCCATGGGTTGCGGAGGACGATGTACTGCTTGTCACCCTTGAAGGTGTAGCCGAGGACAGAGTAGGCGTGGTTGGCCACGATGTTGCTGCCCTTGTACATGTCGCCGGTGGCGTAGGTCCAGGCGGTCATGgggttgatggtcttgaagTTGACGCAGTTTTGgcggacaaggccaaggaggctgcAAGCAGAGTGCTTCTCAGTCTGGAAGTAGTGGGGGTCCTGGCCGTTGATCTgggccatggccttgacggggTCACCACAGTGAGTCTTGGTGATATCGGGGTGCTCAGAGTTGCTGCCAGTGATCCACTTGGCAAAGGCCTTCTCGTACAGGGAAGGCCAGATGTCGGCACCATCGCTGGAGCGGCAGTAGATAGGCTCGTTGTTCGAGTTATTAATGGGGATCTCGTAGTTGACCTCAACAGTCTCGGTTTTGGAGTTGTTGTGTCCGCCCTTGTCGTGGAACTTGATAGCaagcttcctcttctggttctggtcGTGGTGGACCCTGGTAGCCCGGTTGATGCAAGAGGGATCAGCCcagaagacggagaagagagcAGCAATCAGCCAGCTGTTGCTCGAGCAGCCCTGAGTGGGGTCGTCAAAGCCGTGCATGGCGATTCTCTCCTCGCCAAGTCGGAACATGGCGATGTCACCAATGAGTCGCTTGTTGACGTCCTGGAACAGGCGGTCGTACATGTCGCGCCAGGTACCGTTGGGAGGGCTCCAGTGGCCACCCTGCTTTCGATACTCGCTGACGAGCTCGTTGATGGTCATGGTCAAGTCGCGGTTGGACACGGTCCTGCCGATAGAGTGGGCATTGAGGACGAGATGCATCTTGCCGTTCTGCATGCGGGCCATCTTGACCTtcatcttggcaaagtcctTGAGGCCGAGGTGCTCGAGATCGTCGAGCCTCTCCATCTCGGAGAGATCAGGGGTCATGAGATCACgctccttgaggatcttcATGTCCTTCTCGTTGAGTCGCTCCGCCTTGCGGTCCTTCTCATCGAGCTTGAGTCCAGCAAAGAGCACAGAGTTGTGCTTCATGTCGAAGAGCTCATCGTAATCCGTCTGCAAGACATTGGACAGGATGGTGGCCGAGGTCGGCGAGTATTTGTCAATCTTGCGCCCAATGAGAGCCTCGCAAAGAGCATAAGGGTTGACAGCTCCGACGTTGATGTCCTTGGGAGGAGAGTCGGGGTGCATCTTGTTGCCACGTCGAGAGGACATGGGCGTCACCTCGGGAACCTCTTCGTAGTCGGCCTGAAGCCCATCTGagggcttctcgagcttctggccgagaagggcctCGACCAGGGTGTAGGGGTCGATGTTGAAGGTCCTGTTGTCCTGAGaaccagaggaagaggaagagaaacGAAGGTCACCCATGTTGGCGGTAGTGAATGTTGGGAAAAAGATTTTGAGAGTAATCGTTGCAATGAATAGACAAGTAGCTGTGTCTGAGCTGTTTGTGTCCTGGAAGTTCTGAGTCAACGGGAGGAGATAGATATAGATATGCCCCTTGACCGACTGTAAACAGCACACATGAGATCCGCGTCATGGCGAGACGCCGCATTGTCAGCGATGAATCACGTCTGCACCTAATACAACTCTCTCCGCAGTCGTAGCTGCCCTTGGCCGGGTTTCATCAATTCTCATGGCCTGATACTGCCTTGATCTTCACGTGTACGCCGCTATCAGTAACCAGATGCATGGCTTGGACGGCTCGCTCGGCCTTACTCACGGCTTAACGCGAGTGTACATGCATGTTGAGTCCCAGAACGCAGATATGCTCGGTTTCTCCGCCATGTCAGCCTTTGCAAAGTCACTTGTCAAAAGAGTTTGCGGGGGACGTGGATGGCGTCCCCGCACGAGGATGGCGATCCAGCATTGGTTTCCGTTGTCCCGAATGGTAGGGTCTCGTCAGAGACGGTCAATTGATTTCAAATATCAGTTGTATGAAGCATGTAGTTTGAGGGGATACGATGATTAACGCTCCCGCTATTAAGTCAGGGCCGTGTAAGGGCGCGTGCGGATGTAACCGGGCGGGAGGCGCCATTGGAGCACAACCCACGAtgacttttttttttgaaACGTTGTCTGAGGGGTATTAGACGCCACACCATCACTGCCGGTCTAGACGCTTTGTTGACTACGTAATCTTCAATCAGAGGCTTGACGAGAGCTTTTAGCGAGCGAGATATTGAGCTCGCCGATGCCGTGTGTTCATCTATCCATCTCAGGGATGCCCTGTCTCTCGATGCTCGCTTTGGTCTGTTTACCCGACGTCACTCTTGAAAATTTGCACATTATAGTTTTGGCGACCTTTCTCTCAGACACGGTTAACCGCGGCCTGAGTGCGACTGTAGATCATTTCCCCAAGATGAGAATACTACGAGTTGAGTCCAAACTCAATGGCATTCATCCTACAGGTCCATGGGAGCTGGTACAGAGCTGGTCTTTTCTGAAATGAGGCAAAAAGTCCATCAGTCTGTACTGTGAGCTCAATGTCCTCCAGCACGGCCCGAACAAGATGGACAACCAGGTACCTGAGCTCTAGACTTCTTAGCCTGACAAACTAGCATGCCATGCGAATCAACTAAGCGTAGCTAAGTTTCGGGGCTTTGCTCACATATTTGCTTCTGATATCACGGGAAAGTCCGAGGATCGGAGTTCTGGCACAGAATGAAGCCAAGCTGTGTGTGAAGACGAGTGTTATTTCTGTCCCAGCGATATGAGAATCGTACCACTATGATTTTGTTTGCTGACGCCCTGGCCGTTCATGCCATCCTTTCTCATAACTCAGAAACCTCGGCCAACTCGCTTAACACATGTTACCATATGCTTTTGATTCTCAATAACTTCACATGGGAGAGTTGAGGTGGAGCGCCGACCGTTTTCAGGGGCGGTTGTGCGGCTTGAAGTCAATTGCAAGATCAATGAATCCCATGTGGAACTTTATGTCAACGACCGACAGCAGTTCGGGAGATCGCCCGATGATAGAATCCAAGAGCGATGCTCCCGGCCGAGATCCGACCAACCTACGCGCGAGGGCAAAGAGAAGGGGAGAGCTTCATTGCACTTCGCGAGACCAAATAGCCTGACTTTTCATGATGCTTCTCGTCCGTATACAATTAATAGCACTCCctaagtattttttttttccctgCATAAATTACAATAACGCCATGTTTCAGGGAAGGGGGAGAGTTCACGGTATCTTATGCCGCACGAGCAGACACTCGCATGTGGCCGGTAAATCGCGTCGACGGCAGTCCTGTCAAGGCGCCTCCAAGATTCTAGTCGCATGCCTTGCTACTAAGTCTGGAGCTCTCTTTGTGTCTGTGACAATAGAAGTGGCTAAACCAAAATTGACCTCCCGGGTCCTGTCCTGCGGCACCAGCTAGGAGGGCAGGGTCATGGACACCATAGAGTCTGGCTTGGATTACAGCTAACAAAAGGTCTCCTCCAATTGCATAGGAGGATACTCGATTATCAAATGATTCGAAATATTCTAGTCAGCCTAGCTATTGGCGAGCTGCCGTGCAGTTGCATCTCAACTCTGGTCTGCAGGTTGATGGAGCCGTACGAAAGTGGTGTGTGTGGTTTGAGAACGGAGCATGCCACCCTACACCACCTTTTCAATAGTTGACGGATTTTCTGTAACTCGATTGATCTGCCAACAGTGTCTAATGACCTAGGCCCGACACTAGGGGGATCAAGTTGTGCGGAAACCTATGCTCGAGGATCTATTATGACCACTTCCCCTGGTGATT is from Fusarium keratoplasticum isolate Fu6.1 chromosome 11, whole genome shotgun sequence and encodes:
- a CDS encoding FAD-binding PCMH-type domain-containing protein, which codes for MRQFAFIRYALAAIFFPLASAASTASTCFPAKKIAAQLGPMLSADAEIYIPNQVDFFDASLRWSKFAAPSYATYVKVASEEDVQAIVRYANKKDIPFLTVSGGHGWTSQLQRMQHGIGISTQKLNTMKLSKDGKTVSLGGGVKSGQVERFLSAQCKRSVTGVCECTGLMGVALGGGHGTLQGHYGLLADQIVAARIVLGNGKAVTASKKKNSDLFWALRGAGHNFGIVTEVTYKVYDAPAKDNWLVKTFIYLPDQIGAFYEVANKAIGDGYGVDRQPAGMLVASLYTIIPDVNPNMPVLLFLMVYDGSEKEVAPHAKPYLDLKPVFNSTQEISYSEISAVFAFDDNSVACQKGIRTQGYSLNLQKYHVPTQRAVYDEFSKFIIKNPDFKRSYVIFEGYPLQGVRAIDASTTAVADRESNIIALFSLLYSSPKNDKIATKIGTKVRGLLHKGTGERDMSVYIGYARGTEAARQVYGNDGVRLRKLKGLKQKYDPHGRFNFYARIE
- a CDS encoding Calpain catalytic domain-containing protein, encoding MGDLRFSSSSSGSQDNRTFNIDPYTLVEALLGQKLEKPSDGLQADYEEVPEVTPMSSRRGNKMHPDSPPKDINVGAVNPYALCEALIGRKIDKYSPTSATILSNVLQTDYDELFDMKHNSVLFAGLKLDEKDRKAERLNEKDMKILKERDLMTPDLSEMERLDDLEHLGLKDFAKMKVKMARMQNGKMHLVLNAHSIGRTVSNRDLTMTINELVSEYRKQGGHWSPPNGTWRDMYDRLFQDVNKRLIGDIAMFRLGEERIAMHGFDDPTQGCSSNSWLIAALFSVFWADPSCINRATRVHHDQNQKRKLAIKFHDKGGHNNSKTETVEVNYEIPINNSNNEPIYCRSSDGADIWPSLYEKAFAKWITGSNSEHPDITKTHCGDPVKAMAQINGQDPHYFQTEKHSACSLLGLVRQNCVNFKTINPMTAWTYATGDMYKGSNIVANHAYSVLGYTFKGDKQYIVLRNPWGVTEPLGLNSYPDLLERLTPDQWHPAAMLDHGGLFALEARAFKHCFAWIGIAD